A genomic segment from Glycine soja cultivar W05 chromosome 18, ASM419377v2, whole genome shotgun sequence encodes:
- the LOC114396406 gene encoding uncharacterized protein LOC114396406 — MDISSSQYNSAGESGWTHYLDHSSLSESYFQIRGGIEDHGGKGARVEEEEEGLSMIFDASSGPQHYHEDDGQHYCVNWYPSSSHYTKESEKKNNNKKAKEYGNNQHPSPLYDTVSSPVLNCPKKKASFLGNEAVENALDFPPCFSGTKIKKKSKFQKHFSFFEHSLGGKQASKEPVGFDEGWK, encoded by the exons ATGGATATATCAAGTTCACAATACAATAGTGCTGGTGAATCTGGCTGGACACATTACTTGGATCATTCCTCTCTTTCTGAAAGTTATTTCCAGATAAGAGGTGGGATAGAAGACCATGGAGGAAAGGGAGCAAGAgtggaggaagaggaagaaggttTGTCTATGATCTTTGATGCTTCATCTGGTCCTCAACATTACCATGAAGATGATGGTCAACACTATTGTGTAAATTGGTATCCTTCTAGTTCTCACTACACCAAAGAATCAGAaaagaagaacaacaacaagaaggCCAAAGAATATGGTAACAATCAACATCCTTCACCTCTTTATGACACTGTCAGTTCCCCTGTTCTTAATTGTCCCAAG aaGAAAGCTAGTTTCTTAGGGAATGAAGCAGTGGAAAATGCACTGGATTTTCCCCCATGTTTCTCAGGAACAAAAATAAAG AAAAAGTCTAAATTCCAGAAGCACTTTAGTTTCTTTGAGCATTCTCTTGGTGGAAAACAAGCTTCAAAGGAACCAG TTGGTTTCGATGAAGGatggaaatga
- the LOC114396999 gene encoding uncharacterized protein LOC114396999 — translation MVQQTDNMDRSWMRASRIIAEYGTGVEQFLQFIEMHAPSLRDKYFCPCVKCGNGIHQSLNEIRSHLICHRVILNYTKWIWHGELPENPTISHTEAVDVDTSCRIEEMIRDLGQDGFRHAHGPLYDKIENDSKIPLYFGCTTFTRLSAVLALVNLKARFRWSDKSFTELLVLLKKLLPEENTLPKSHYEAKKILCLVGMEYQKIHACPNDCILYRNEYAEMRTCPTCGVSRYKVSNHEDSYVATVENSRPAKVCWYLPIIPRFRRLFGNGHDAKQLTWHVEGRKIDGLLRHPTDSPQWKAFDSLYPDFGNEARNLRLGVASDEMNPFGNLSSSHSSWPILLMIYNLPPWLCMKQKYIMFCMMIAEPRHPGNDIDVYLSPLIEDLRTMWEHGVDVWDANLQETFRLRAMVFCTINDFPAYENLSGYSVKGHHACPISIRGILPDKVRVAITRLCFVFNAICSKAIDP, via the exons ATGGTGCAGCAAACGGAcaacatggatcgaagttggatgagaGCATCACGTATCATTGCTGAGTATGGGACTGGGGTGGAACAGTTTCTCCAATTTATCGAAATGCATGCCCCTTCCTTGCGCGACAAATATTTTTGTCCATGTGTGAAATGTGGAAATGGTATACACCAGTCGCTAAATGAAATAAGATCACATCTAATATGTCACAGGGTGATTCTAAATTACACaaagtggatatggcatggggaaTTGCCAGAGAATCCAACAATCTCTCACACTGAGGCAGTCGATGTAGATACGAGTTGTCGTATAGAAGAAATGATTCGCGACCTAGGGCAAGATGGTTTTCGACATGCACATGGTCCTTTGTATGACAAAATAGAGAATGATTCAAAGATTCCTTTGTATTTTGGGTGCACAACATTCACAAGGTTGTCTGCGGTGTTAGCTTTGGTCAACTTGAAGGCACGATTtaggtggagtgacaaaagctttactGAATTGTTAGTGTTATTGAAAAAATTGCTTCCTGAAGAGAACACGTTGCCAAAGAGTCACTACGAGGCGAAGAAGATCTTATGTCTAGTGGGAATGGAGTACCAGAAAATCCATGCATGTCcaaatgattgcatattgtataGAAATGAGTATGCAGAAATGCGCACATGCCCAACATGTGGTGTATCCCGCTACAAGGTTAGCAACCATGAAGACAGTTATGTTGCAACCGTAGAGAACAGTCGTCCAGCAAAGGTttgttggtatcttccaataataccaaggtttagGCGATTGTTTGGTAATGGACATGATGCAAAACAGTTGACGTGGCATGTAGAAGGCAGAAAAATTGATGGATTGCTACGACATCCGACTGATAGTCCGCAATGGAAGGCATTTGATTCTTTGTACCCTGATTTTGGGAATGAGGCCAGAAATCTAAGGCTTGGTGTTGCTTCGGATGAAATGAACCCTTTTGGTAACTTAAGCAGCAGTCACAGTTCATGGCCTATTTTGCTGATGATTTACAACCTTCCTCCTTGGTTATGCATGAAGCAGAAGTACATAATGTTTTGCATGATGATAGCGGAACCAAGACACCCTGGTAATGATATTGACGtgtatctaagtccgttgattgaagacctgagaaCAATGTGGGAACACGGGGTAGATGTTTGGGATGCGAATTTGCAGGAGACCTTTAGGTTGCGTGCAATGGTTTTTTGTACCAtaaatgactttccagcatatgaaAATTTAAGTGGCTACAGTGTGAAAGGCCATCACGCATGTCCTATAT CGATTCGAGGAATCTTGCCTGACAAAGTTCGTGTTGCCATAACTCGTTTATGCTTTGTTTTtaatgctatatgtagcaaagccATTGACCCTTGA